One Agrobacterium vaccinii DNA window includes the following coding sequences:
- a CDS encoding sensor histidine kinase codes for MQNNIIFRLRQRLAGFFPIAPIRVYLVVMTTVITLPLIIFVGYLMLKLEADERGDLQREAVEDARAISRNVDRRLQEMATSLNLLSQFPELENGNLAAFHNRVSESLQKQGLYVIIATSDGKQRLNSRVSLDHPLGAVPPQIRLPEALAAGRVTVSNIFYGNTSKEWVFNVMRPLPPALSAAGDALIMTQNARDLMGLISTDGLPSDWAIAILDGDRNVVASSTPQTIAAGTPFAHTAATQQMQAFSGSFEDENGIIYAYSQLPGWSWKAVIWGPADNSQSALASTWRKMMIGSFALLIIAIAGAYLVGRQLRGSIRQLVDMARRIGEGEIVAPIDTKITEANQVAIALSNASFDRSQAEDRTHLILHELVHRTKNMLTLVQAMMRQLARENTTVEEFQKEVDHRLRGLGMSISALSDVQWQGLPMRKLIETHLDVFGSVADQVKLTGDDFMLSPEAAQNLGLIVHELATNSIKYGALSVPSAKVELSWKRDADAGQDLLTIDWNEVGGPPATPPTRNGFGTTITKRHAEGAFSATITTDYAQTGFRWTLVAPAHNFISQKNATALD; via the coding sequence ATGCAGAACAATATCATTTTCAGATTGAGACAGCGGCTGGCGGGATTTTTCCCAATCGCGCCGATAAGAGTGTATCTCGTTGTAATGACAACGGTTATTACACTTCCGTTGATTATTTTCGTCGGTTATCTGATGTTGAAGCTGGAAGCGGACGAGCGCGGCGACCTGCAACGGGAAGCGGTCGAAGATGCGCGCGCCATCAGCCGCAATGTCGATCGCCGTTTGCAGGAGATGGCGACCTCTCTCAATCTGCTCTCCCAGTTCCCAGAACTCGAAAATGGTAACCTCGCGGCTTTTCACAACCGTGTGAGTGAGAGCCTTCAAAAACAGGGCCTTTACGTCATCATCGCGACGTCGGACGGAAAACAGCGTCTCAACAGCCGCGTGTCCTTAGACCACCCGCTGGGCGCCGTGCCACCCCAAATTCGGTTGCCGGAGGCACTGGCTGCTGGAAGGGTCACGGTATCCAACATCTTTTACGGCAACACCAGCAAGGAATGGGTTTTCAACGTTATGCGCCCCCTGCCGCCTGCGCTATCGGCTGCGGGCGATGCCTTGATCATGACCCAGAACGCGCGCGATCTGATGGGGCTGATCTCAACGGATGGCCTGCCATCGGACTGGGCAATTGCCATTCTGGACGGCGACCGCAATGTGGTGGCCTCCAGCACGCCCCAGACCATTGCAGCCGGGACACCCTTTGCTCACACCGCGGCAACGCAGCAGATGCAGGCGTTCAGCGGCAGCTTCGAGGATGAAAACGGTATCATATATGCCTATTCGCAACTGCCCGGCTGGTCATGGAAGGCCGTGATCTGGGGCCCGGCCGACAACAGCCAGTCGGCTCTGGCCAGCACGTGGCGCAAGATGATGATCGGCAGTTTCGCCCTTCTCATCATCGCCATTGCCGGTGCCTATCTGGTTGGCAGGCAGCTTCGCGGCTCGATCCGCCAGTTGGTGGACATGGCACGGCGGATCGGCGAAGGCGAAATCGTCGCGCCCATCGACACCAAGATCACCGAGGCCAATCAGGTAGCGATTGCGCTGTCCAACGCATCCTTCGACCGCAGTCAGGCCGAAGACCGCACACATCTGATTTTGCATGAACTCGTCCACCGTACGAAGAACATGCTGACGCTGGTTCAGGCCATGATGCGCCAGCTTGCGCGCGAAAACACCACCGTCGAGGAGTTCCAGAAGGAAGTCGATCACCGGCTTCGCGGTCTGGGCATGTCGATCAGTGCACTGTCAGATGTGCAGTGGCAGGGACTGCCGATGCGCAAGCTGATTGAGACACATCTCGACGTTTTCGGCAGCGTCGCCGATCAGGTCAAATTGACCGGCGACGATTTCATGCTGTCGCCGGAGGCCGCACAAAATCTCGGGCTCATCGTCCACGAACTGGCCACCAACTCCATCAAATATGGAGCGCTTTCCGTTCCCTCCGCCAAGGTGGAATTGTCGTGGAAACGCGACGCCGATGCGGGCCAAGACTTGCTGACAATCGACTGGAATGAGGTCGGAGGGCCGCCTGCTACGCCTCCCACCCGAAATGGTTTTGGTACGACGATCACCAAACGTCACGCCGAAGGCGCCTTTTCAGCAACGATCACAACGGACTATGCGCAAACAGGTTTCCGGTGGACGCTGGTGGCGCCAGCCCATAATTTCATTTCTCAAAAAAATGCGACCGCGCTCGATTAA
- a CDS encoding sensor histidine kinase: protein MHRLAWHNAGRDEGDLHDSLVLALLDSDETVMLQDRDKEYIFIANLPDVWSLPGETGEDPTDLSMFGPDLSARLSDLKKDLTSAGSRGMLEVSAGKDRTFQFHVYSTVNMSGQRVLKTTIREISVERRREQLLRSLLREVSHRSKNLLAIIQSLSAQTARFSFTKEDFLRKFRGRLHALAQSQDLITDSDWRGAEIFDLLKQQADMYLPEYPHLIQMKGDNLLLNPNGALYVGLAFHELVVNTVSHGGNLSRHLPLTLDCRKDGEFFEVRWTEPLGGSGASLSSAEDKRSHFGSVVLEKVVPAALGGEATYSVSSDNIDYFLRFPAPLPT, encoded by the coding sequence TTGCATCGGCTGGCGTGGCATAATGCTGGGAGAGACGAGGGCGACCTGCACGATTCACTCGTGCTCGCCCTTCTCGACTCTGACGAGACGGTCATGCTCCAAGACCGTGATAAGGAATATATCTTCATCGCGAATCTGCCCGACGTGTGGAGCCTCCCTGGTGAAACAGGCGAGGACCCAACCGACCTCTCGATGTTCGGCCCTGACCTTTCGGCAAGACTGTCCGACCTGAAGAAAGACCTGACATCCGCAGGCAGTCGTGGAATGCTTGAAGTCAGTGCAGGCAAGGATCGGACCTTCCAATTCCACGTCTATTCAACCGTCAACATGTCCGGGCAGCGCGTGCTCAAGACGACCATCAGAGAAATCTCCGTCGAAAGACGACGTGAGCAACTGTTGCGCTCGCTGTTGCGTGAAGTCAGCCACCGCTCGAAAAATCTTCTCGCCATCATTCAAAGCTTGTCGGCCCAGACGGCCCGCTTCAGCTTCACCAAGGAAGATTTTCTGCGGAAGTTTCGCGGCAGGCTACACGCGCTGGCACAGTCGCAGGATTTGATTACGGATTCGGACTGGCGCGGCGCCGAAATTTTCGATCTGTTGAAACAGCAAGCCGATATGTATCTGCCGGAATATCCGCACCTGATACAGATGAAGGGGGACAACCTTCTTCTCAATCCCAATGGCGCTCTTTACGTGGGTCTCGCCTTTCATGAACTGGTGGTAAACACGGTCAGCCATGGTGGAAATCTGTCTCGCCATCTGCCGTTGACGCTCGATTGTCGCAAGGACGGCGAGTTCTTCGAGGTTCGCTGGACGGAACCGCTCGGTGGCAGTGGCGCATCGCTGTCCTCAGCCGAAGACAAGCGCAGCCACTTCGGCAGCGTCGTTCTGGAAAAGGTCGTGCCAGCAGCGCTTGGCGGCGAAGCCACCTACTCGGTATCATCAGACAACATCGATTATTTCCTGAGATTTCCAGCGCCCCTTCCAACCTGA
- a CDS encoding response regulator, giving the protein MSVSTRIAAHLPYLRRFARAVCGSQSTGDAYVAASLEALIADVSIFPQTSSDRVSLYQLFVSIFSSVTINIKTDENLTGWEKRASANLSAVPAVPRQAFLLTTVEEFSLAEVAEILRVPESQVSKLIDEAASEIARQVATDIMIIEDEPLIAMDIEQMVTDLGHNVTGIARTHKEALELFHRTQPKMILADIQLADGSSGLEAMKEILQMTTLPVIFITAFPERLLTGERPEPTFLVTKPFNPDMVKALISQALFFNESSRVAA; this is encoded by the coding sequence ATGTCAGTTTCTACACGCATAGCAGCGCATCTGCCTTATCTCCGCAGGTTTGCGCGTGCTGTCTGCGGTTCACAATCTACCGGTGACGCCTATGTTGCCGCAAGCCTTGAAGCGCTCATCGCCGATGTCAGCATTTTTCCGCAGACCAGCAGTGATCGCGTCTCGCTGTACCAATTGTTCGTTTCGATCTTTAGTTCCGTCACGATCAACATCAAGACGGATGAAAACCTGACAGGCTGGGAAAAGCGGGCATCAGCCAATCTTTCCGCCGTCCCGGCTGTGCCGCGTCAGGCATTCCTTCTGACCACGGTCGAAGAATTCTCCCTCGCTGAAGTTGCCGAAATTTTGCGCGTTCCTGAATCGCAGGTCAGCAAGCTAATCGATGAAGCGGCATCCGAAATCGCCCGCCAGGTCGCGACCGATATTATGATCATCGAGGACGAGCCTCTGATCGCGATGGATATCGAGCAGATGGTGACCGACCTGGGTCACAACGTTACCGGTATTGCCCGCACCCATAAGGAAGCACTGGAACTGTTCCACCGCACGCAGCCCAAGATGATCCTTGCGGATATCCAGCTTGCCGATGGTAGCTCCGGTCTAGAAGCCATGAAGGAAATCCTTCAGATGACGACCCTTCCGGTCATTTTCATCACGGCATTCCCAGAGCGTCTTCTGACCGGTGAACGTCCTGAGCCGACCTTCCTCGTGACCAAGCCGTTCAACCCGGACATGGTCAAGGCGCTTATCAGCCAGGCGCTGTTCTTCAATGAAAGTTCACGTGTCGCTGCATAA
- a CDS encoding NepR family anti-sigma factor, translating into MNMFQSDQDPSEKGTSPTVPDSGRAVISRKLRELYDAVQDEGIPDKFLDLLEKLDEAENNAKASRR; encoded by the coding sequence ATGAACATGTTTCAATCGGATCAGGATCCGTCTGAAAAGGGAACGTCACCGACGGTTCCCGACTCAGGTAGAGCCGTTATCTCTCGCAAATTACGAGAACTATACGACGCAGTTCAGGACGAGGGCATCCCGGACAAATTCCTCGATCTTCTTGAAAAGCTCGACGAAGCTGAAAATAACGCAAAGGCTTCGAGGCGATAA
- a CDS encoding sigma-70 family RNA polymerase sigma factor — protein MVTEPSKNEHNFKREMLAALPNLRAFAISLIRSRDRADDLVQDTIMKAWAKQESYQPGTNMRAWLVTILRNEFYSQIRKSGREVQDTDGAYTSRLSVPPEQHGSVDLQDFRQALAKLPEDQREAILLIGASGFAYEEAAEICGCPVGTIKSRVSRARLRLQELLGIENENEFGPDAQMTAAAAVR, from the coding sequence ATGGTCACAGAACCGAGCAAGAATGAGCACAATTTCAAGCGCGAGATGCTGGCCGCTTTGCCAAATCTGCGCGCCTTCGCCATCTCTCTGATCAGATCCCGTGACCGCGCCGACGACCTCGTGCAGGATACGATCATGAAGGCATGGGCGAAGCAGGAAAGCTACCAACCCGGCACCAATATGCGTGCCTGGCTCGTCACGATCCTTCGCAACGAGTTTTACAGCCAGATCAGAAAATCCGGTCGTGAGGTTCAGGATACGGACGGGGCTTACACATCGCGCCTTTCCGTGCCTCCAGAGCAGCATGGTTCTGTTGACCTGCAGGACTTCAGGCAGGCCCTAGCCAAGTTGCCTGAAGATCAGCGTGAAGCCATTTTGCTGATCGGCGCATCGGGTTTTGCCTATGAGGAAGCCGCTGAGATTTGCGGATGCCCTGTCGGCACTATCAAGAGCCGCGTCAGCCGCGCGCGCCTGCGCCTTCAGGAGTTGTTGGGCATCGAGAACGAAAACGAGTTTGGTCCAGATGCGCAAATGACAGCTGCTGCTGCCGTTCGCTAA
- a CDS encoding Lrp/AsnC family transcriptional regulator, with protein sequence MVKLLETGDLDHFDLKILEVLSEDGRMSMAQLSSQVGLSKTPCQTRLKRLVEEGYILGFRATLDPAKLGLEHIAFTEVKLSDTREKALEDFNTAVRKIREVEECHMIAGAFDYLLKVRTTDIRKYRRVLGEKISSLPCVANTSTFVVMQSVKDVGI encoded by the coding sequence ATGGTAAAACTTCTTGAAACAGGCGATCTGGATCATTTCGATTTGAAGATACTGGAGGTGTTGAGTGAGGATGGGCGCATGTCCATGGCGCAGCTTTCCAGCCAGGTCGGCCTTTCCAAGACGCCGTGCCAGACGCGCCTGAAACGGCTGGTGGAGGAGGGCTATATTCTCGGCTTCCGCGCCACGCTCGATCCCGCCAAGCTGGGGCTGGAGCATATTGCTTTCACAGAGGTCAAATTATCCGATACGCGGGAAAAGGCGCTGGAGGATTTCAACACGGCTGTGCGCAAGATCAGGGAAGTGGAAGAGTGCCACATGATCGCCGGTGCGTTCGACTATCTGTTGAAGGTCCGCACCACCGATATTCGCAAATACCGGCGGGTGCTGGGCGAGAAAATCTCCAGCCTGCCCTGTGTTGCCAACACCTCGACATTCGTGGTGATGCAATCGGTCAAGGACGTTGGCATATGA
- the putA gene encoding trifunctional transcriptional regulator/proline dehydrogenase/L-glutamate gamma-semialdehyde dehydrogenase, which yields MTGLAAVTENDSAQTIFGDFAPPVGPQSPLRKAITAAYRRSEPECIDALLPDATVTPEQATTIRATARKLVSALRSKAKGTGVEGLVQEYSLSSQEGVALMCLAEALLRIPDAATRDALIRDKIATGDWRSHLGGGRSLFVNAATWGLVITGKLTSTVNDKGLSAALTKLISRAGEPVIRRGVDMAMRMMGEQFVTGQTIGEAINRSKALEAQGFQYSYDMLGEAATTAKDAERYYRDYEQAIHAIGKASAGRGVYGGPGISIKLSALHPRYVRGQAERVMGELLPRVKALMVLAKGYDIGLNIDAEEADRLELSLDLLEAVALDPDLGTWQGLGFVVQAYSRRCPFVLDYIIDLARRSNRRIMVRLVKGAYWDAEIKRAQQDGLEGFPVFTRKVHTDVSYIACARKLLGARDVIFPQFATHNAQSLATIYHLAGPDFKIGDYEFQCLHGMGEPLYSEVVGRRKLDRPCRFYAPVGTHETLLAYLVRRLLENGANSSFVNRIADPDVAIDSLLEDPVAVVSAMPVAGAQHEKIAKPADLYRERRNSGGLDLANEDTLAALSDALSASATMDWKAAPPQASGSTRAVVNPGDHNDLVGFVIEPREEDVTAALKAAAQSTWPQTNVEQRAACLEKAADLMQAKLPVLLGLIMREAGKSAPNAIAEVREAIDFLRYYAQEARRTFGPDQQALGTVVCISPWNFPLAIFIGQVAAALVAGNTVLAKPAEETPLIAAEGVRLLHEAGVPADAVQLLPGDGKTGGLLVGAEETAGVMFTGSTEVARLIQKQLSKRVLGNGQPIPLIAETGGQNAMIVDSSALAEQVVADVIASAFDSAGQRCSALRVLCLQDDVAEKTLTMLKGALHELRIGRTDRLSVDVGPVITQEAKDNIEKHIEAMRALGNRIEQITLTGETGKGTFVPPTIIELKSLSDLKHEVFGPVLHVIRFQREKLDRLIDDINATGYGLTFGLHTRLDTTIAHVLSRVKAGNLYVNRNIIGAVVGVQPFGGRGLSGTGPKAGGPLYLGRLTRQAPLADHGVAQHDPAIEPLAAWLEGKGETGAAEIARISARLSNLGYETELPGPVGERNLYALHPRGAVLLVPRTIKGLLPQLAAALATGNSVVIDRASGLEDQMSGLPSAIATRIVWSDDWAASGPYAGALVEGDAERVRVVNALVAGLSGPLVLVQAASSEAFSEAKQPYNLNWLLEEVSVSVNTTAAGGNASLMSIG from the coding sequence ATGACGGGACTTGCAGCAGTAACCGAAAACGACAGCGCGCAGACCATTTTCGGCGATTTTGCGCCGCCAGTGGGTCCGCAATCGCCGTTGCGCAAAGCCATTACCGCGGCTTACCGCCGGTCCGAACCGGAATGCATCGATGCATTGTTGCCGGATGCCACGGTCACACCTGAACAGGCGACGACGATCCGGGCAACAGCCCGCAAGCTGGTCTCCGCACTTCGCTCTAAAGCCAAGGGCACCGGTGTCGAAGGTCTGGTGCAGGAATATTCCCTCTCCAGCCAGGAAGGCGTGGCGTTGATGTGCCTTGCCGAGGCGCTGCTGCGGATTCCCGATGCAGCCACCCGCGACGCGCTGATCCGCGACAAGATCGCAACCGGCGACTGGAGATCACATCTGGGCGGCGGTCGTTCTTTGTTCGTCAACGCTGCGACCTGGGGTCTCGTCATCACCGGGAAGCTGACTTCTACCGTCAACGACAAAGGCTTGTCTGCTGCACTAACGAAGCTGATTTCGCGCGCAGGCGAACCCGTCATCCGCCGGGGCGTCGATATGGCCATGCGCATGATGGGCGAGCAGTTTGTAACCGGCCAGACCATTGGCGAGGCCATTAATCGCTCGAAAGCGCTTGAGGCGCAGGGGTTTCAGTATTCCTACGACATGCTGGGTGAAGCTGCGACCACGGCCAAAGATGCAGAGCGTTATTACCGTGACTACGAGCAGGCGATCCATGCCATCGGCAAGGCTTCGGCTGGTCGTGGGGTCTATGGTGGCCCCGGCATTTCCATCAAGCTGTCTGCACTCCACCCCCGCTATGTGCGGGGACAGGCAGAGCGTGTCATGGGCGAGCTTTTGCCGCGCGTGAAGGCGCTGATGGTACTGGCAAAAGGCTACGACATCGGTCTCAACATCGATGCCGAGGAAGCCGACCGGCTGGAACTGTCGCTCGACCTTCTGGAAGCCGTTGCGCTGGACCCCGATCTCGGCACATGGCAGGGCCTCGGCTTCGTGGTGCAGGCCTATAGCCGTCGCTGCCCCTTCGTGCTGGATTACATCATCGATCTCGCCCGCAGATCGAACCGCCGCATCATGGTTCGTCTGGTCAAGGGCGCCTATTGGGATGCCGAAATCAAGCGGGCACAGCAGGATGGCCTGGAAGGCTTTCCCGTTTTCACCCGCAAGGTCCATACGGATGTGTCCTACATTGCCTGTGCGCGAAAACTTCTGGGTGCCCGCGACGTGATCTTCCCGCAATTTGCGACCCACAATGCACAGTCCCTCGCCACGATCTATCATCTGGCGGGGCCTGACTTCAAAATCGGCGATTACGAGTTCCAGTGCCTGCATGGCATGGGCGAGCCGCTCTACAGCGAAGTCGTGGGCAGACGAAAGCTTGACCGGCCCTGCCGCTTTTACGCGCCCGTGGGAACGCATGAAACATTGCTGGCCTATCTCGTGCGTCGCCTCCTGGAAAACGGTGCGAACTCCTCCTTCGTCAACCGCATCGCAGACCCAGATGTGGCCATCGACAGCCTGCTGGAAGACCCTGTTGCCGTCGTTTCCGCCATGCCAGTGGCCGGTGCACAGCATGAGAAAATCGCAAAGCCTGCCGATCTCTATCGCGAACGCCGCAATTCCGGCGGGCTCGATCTTGCCAATGAAGACACACTTGCCGCATTGAGCGACGCTCTGTCCGCAAGTGCAACGATGGACTGGAAAGCAGCACCACCGCAGGCCAGCGGCTCCACCCGCGCCGTCGTCAATCCCGGCGATCACAATGATCTGGTGGGTTTCGTCATCGAACCGCGTGAAGAAGACGTGACGGCTGCGCTGAAGGCTGCCGCGCAATCGACATGGCCGCAGACCAACGTCGAGCAACGTGCAGCCTGCCTGGAAAAAGCGGCTGATCTGATGCAGGCGAAATTGCCGGTGCTGCTGGGTCTCATCATGCGCGAGGCGGGAAAATCTGCGCCGAACGCCATTGCCGAGGTGCGCGAAGCCATCGATTTTCTGCGCTATTACGCGCAGGAGGCACGCAGGACGTTCGGGCCCGACCAGCAGGCGCTCGGGACCGTCGTCTGCATCAGCCCATGGAATTTTCCGCTGGCGATCTTCATTGGACAGGTCGCGGCGGCACTGGTGGCGGGCAACACGGTCCTGGCAAAGCCCGCCGAGGAAACGCCACTGATTGCCGCTGAAGGCGTGCGTCTGTTGCACGAGGCGGGCGTGCCCGCAGATGCAGTGCAGCTTCTTCCTGGTGATGGCAAGACCGGCGGGCTGCTGGTGGGCGCCGAGGAAACAGCCGGTGTGATGTTTACAGGCTCCACTGAGGTGGCCCGCCTGATCCAGAAGCAGTTGAGCAAGAGGGTTCTTGGCAACGGCCAGCCCATTCCGCTGATTGCGGAAACGGGTGGACAGAACGCCATGATCGTCGATTCCTCGGCCCTTGCCGAACAGGTGGTGGCGGACGTCATCGCTTCGGCCTTCGATAGCGCCGGTCAGCGCTGCTCGGCATTGCGCGTTCTCTGCCTTCAGGATGACGTGGCGGAAAAAACCCTGACGATGCTGAAAGGCGCGCTGCATGAACTGCGTATCGGCAGGACCGACCGGCTGTCCGTGGATGTCGGCCCCGTCATTACGCAGGAAGCCAAGGACAACATCGAAAAGCACATCGAAGCCATGCGTGCGCTTGGCAACCGGATCGAGCAGATCACGCTGACCGGCGAAACCGGCAAGGGCACCTTCGTTCCACCGACGATCATCGAGCTGAAATCCCTGTCCGACCTGAAGCACGAGGTCTTCGGACCCGTCTTGCACGTCATCCGCTTCCAGCGCGAAAAGCTCGACAGGCTGATCGATGACATCAACGCCACGGGTTACGGCCTGACCTTCGGTCTACACACCCGTCTCGATACGACGATTGCCCATGTACTTTCACGCGTGAAGGCGGGCAATCTCTATGTCAACCGCAACATCATCGGCGCGGTCGTCGGTGTTCAGCCTTTTGGCGGCCGCGGCCTTTCCGGCACCGGACCAAAGGCAGGCGGTCCGCTGTATCTCGGTCGTTTGACGAGACAAGCGCCGCTGGCCGATCACGGCGTTGCGCAACACGATCCCGCCATCGAGCCGCTTGCCGCATGGCTTGAGGGCAAGGGCGAGACTGGCGCCGCAGAAATCGCGCGCATATCGGCGAGACTGTCGAACCTTGGTTATGAAACGGAACTGCCCGGACCGGTCGGCGAACGCAACCTCTATGCACTTCATCCGCGTGGCGCTGTTCTTCTCGTGCCGCGAACCATCAAGGGGTTGCTGCCCCAGCTTGCCGCAGCACTTGCCACCGGAAATAGCGTGGTGATCGACAGGGCATCGGGTTTGGAAGATCAGATGAGCGGCTTGCCATCCGCCATAGCCACGCGCATCGTCTGGTCAGACGATTGGGCAGCATCAGGCCCCTATGCGGGCGCACTGGTGGAAGGTGATGCGGAGCGTGTGCGGGTGGTGAATGCGCTGGTGGCCGGTCTATCGGGACCACTCGTTCTGGTTCAGGCGGCTTCGAGTGAAGCCTTCTCTGAGGCCAAACAGCCCTATAATCTCAACTGGCTGTTGGAAGAAGTATCCGTCAGCGTCAACACCACGGCAGCGGGCGGCAATGCCAGCCTGATGTCCATCGGCTAA
- a CDS encoding aldehyde dehydrogenase family protein has protein sequence MTTAATTVDVVKEAAALLAKMGVSPEHYQGGDMASFSPVSGEKVADLQTVSAGDVAAVVDKAHDAFKVWRLVPAPKRGELVRLLGEELRASKDDLGRLVSLEAGKITSEGLGEVQEMIDICDFAVGLSRQLYGLTIATERPGHRMMETWHPLGVVGVISAFNFPVAVWAWNAALAMVCGNSVVWKPSEKTPLTALAVQGIFERAIARFADAPEGLSQVIIGDRTVGEALVDHPKVPLVSATGSTRMGRDVGPRLAKRFARSILELGGNNAGIVCPSADLDMALRAIAFGAMGTAGQRCTTLRRLFVHDSVYDQLVPRLKKAYASVSIGNPLETSALVGPLVDKAAFDGMQKALEEAKAHGGVVAGGERVTEAGKDTAYYVKPALVEMPKQAGPVLEETFAPILYVMKYSDFDQAVADHNAVAAGLSSSIFTRDLQEAERFLAADGSDCGIANVNIGTSGAEIGGAFGGEKETGGGRESGSDAWKAYMRRATNTVNYSKALPLAQGVTFDIE, from the coding sequence ATGACCACAGCAGCAACCACAGTCGATGTCGTGAAGGAAGCCGCAGCGCTTCTGGCGAAGATGGGCGTTTCGCCGGAGCATTATCAAGGCGGCGACATGGCCTCTTTCAGCCCTGTCAGCGGTGAGAAGGTTGCCGATTTGCAGACGGTTTCGGCTGGCGATGTCGCAGCCGTGGTCGACAAGGCCCATGATGCCTTCAAGGTCTGGCGTCTCGTTCCTGCGCCAAAGCGCGGTGAACTCGTGCGCCTGCTGGGTGAAGAGTTGCGTGCCTCGAAAGATGACCTTGGTCGTCTGGTGTCGTTGGAAGCCGGTAAGATTACCTCGGAGGGTCTTGGCGAAGTACAGGAAATGATCGACATCTGCGATTTCGCAGTCGGTCTGTCGCGCCAGCTTTACGGCCTGACGATTGCCACAGAACGTCCGGGCCACCGCATGATGGAAACCTGGCATCCCCTGGGTGTCGTCGGCGTCATCTCCGCCTTCAACTTCCCGGTCGCTGTCTGGGCATGGAATGCAGCCCTTGCCATGGTGTGCGGCAACTCGGTCGTCTGGAAGCCATCGGAAAAGACACCTCTGACGGCGCTTGCCGTGCAGGGCATTTTCGAGCGTGCCATCGCCCGCTTTGCAGATGCGCCTGAAGGCCTAAGCCAGGTCATCATCGGTGACCGTACCGTGGGTGAAGCGCTGGTCGATCATCCCAAGGTGCCGCTCGTTTCCGCCACCGGCTCGACCCGCATGGGTCGTGATGTTGGCCCGCGTCTGGCCAAGCGTTTTGCTCGCTCCATTCTGGAACTCGGCGGCAACAATGCCGGTATCGTTTGCCCGTCTGCCGATCTCGACATGGCCCTGCGCGCCATCGCCTTCGGTGCCATGGGCACTGCCGGTCAGCGTTGCACCACGCTTCGTCGTCTCTTCGTGCATGACAGCGTCTATGACCAGCTCGTTCCGCGCCTGAAGAAGGCTTATGCCTCCGTTTCCATCGGCAATCCGCTTGAGACTTCGGCACTCGTTGGCCCGCTGGTCGATAAGGCGGCTTTCGATGGCATGCAGAAGGCATTGGAAGAGGCCAAGGCCCACGGTGGCGTCGTCGCCGGTGGCGAGCGCGTTACTGAGGCTGGCAAGGACACGGCGTATTATGTGAAGCCAGCATTGGTCGAAATGCCGAAGCAGGCAGGTCCTGTGCTTGAAGAAACCTTTGCACCCATTCTCTATGTGATGAAATACAGCGATTTCGATCAGGCCGTCGCAGACCATAATGCCGTTGCCGCCGGCCTTTCATCCTCTATCTTCACCCGCGACCTTCAGGAAGCCGAGCGCTTCCTCGCGGCTGATGGTTCCGATTGCGGCATCGCCAATGTCAACATCGGCACATCGGGCGCGGAAATCGGTGGTGCTTTCGGTGGTGAGAAGGAAACCGGTGGCGGTCGTGAATCCGGCTCTGACGCTTGGAAGGCCTATATGCGCCGCGCCACCAATACGGTGAACTATTCCAAGGCGCTGCCGCTCGCTCAGGGCGTGACCTTCGATATCGAATAA